A single window of Tetrapisispora phaffii CBS 4417 chromosome 16, complete genome DNA harbors:
- the PDR16 gene encoding phosphatidylinositol transporter (similar to Saccharomyces cerevisiae PDR16 (YNL231C); ancestral locus Anc_2.12), with protein MFKSLRKKKTETVDTSKLIQVDIPIEELPKSIAVPAVAELTADQKDKYRKVLEHFSKADLEIPVKEVKTAESAPLTEFEKAWLTRECFLRYLRATKWVLNDAIDRITLSLAWRREFGISKLGEENGDEITSDSIAIENETGKQVILGYENNARPILYLKAGRQNTKTSHRQVEHLVFMLERVIDFMPAGQDQLALLIDFKEYPDVPKVQGNSNIPPIGVGKEVLHILQTHYPERMGKAIVTNIPWIAWTFLKLIHPFIDPMTREKLVFDEPPKNYVPQDQLDKLNGGYLDFTYKHDKYWPTLLKMTKEKREHYLKRFQKFGGVVGLSEKDLRGTTEELTIPVNSV; from the coding sequence ATGTTTAAAAGTCTACGTAAGAAGAAGACAGAGACGGTCGACACCTCCAAACTGATCCAGGTCGATATTCCAATTGAGGAACTACCAAAATCCATCGCGGTCCCTGCGGTCGCTGAGCTGACTGCCGACCAGAAGGACAAGTACCGCAAGGTCCTAGAACACTTCAGCAAAGCAGACTTGGAAATCCCAGTGAAAGAAGTCAAGACTGCAGAATCTGCTCCCTTGACTGAATTCGAAAAGGCCTGGTTGACAAGAGAATGTTTCTTAAGATACTTAAGGGCCACTAAATGGGTCTTGAATGACGCAATCGATAGAATCACTTTGTCATTGGCTTGGAGAAGGGAGTTCGGAATCAGCAAACTGGGTGAAGAGAACGGTGATGAGATCACTTCGGACTCCATCGCTATCGAAAATGAAACTGGTAAACAGGTCATTCTGGGTTACGAAAATAACGCCAGACCAATATTGTATTTGAAAGCAGGTAGACAAAATACGAAGACTTCTCACAGACAGGTGGAGCATTTGGTGTTTATGCTGGAGAGAGTCATCGACTTCATGCCAGCCGGACAAGACCAATTGGCGCTATTGATCGATTTCAAAGAGTATCCAGATGTCCCTAAGGTTCAAGGTAATAGTAACATCCCACCAATCGGCGTAGGAAAAGAAGTATTACATATTTTGCAAACACATTATCCGGAGAGAATGGGTAAAGCCATTGTCACAAACATTCCTTGGATCGCTTGGACTTTCTTAAAATTGATCCATCCTTTCATTGATCCAATGACTCGTGAAAAATTGGTCTTCGATGAACCACCAAAAAACTACGTCCCACAAGATCAACTAGATAAACTGAACGGTGGTTACTTGGACTTCACTTATAAACACGACAAATATTGGCCaactttattgaaaatgacaaaagaaaaaagagaacattatttaaagagaTTTCAAAAGTTCGGTGGTGTTGTAGGTTTAAGTGAAAAGGACTTAAGAGGCACCACAGAAGAACTCACCATCCCGGTCAATTCTGTATAA
- the BNI4 gene encoding Bni4p (similar to Saccharomyces cerevisiae BNI4 (YNL233W); ancestral locus Anc_2.10), translating into MNTMSDTQQDSSDIWNSSFYSSSSINSADHVKNFRNSLILNEISQDTEPAGELPDGCDSSIFHENAMPQNTQVIAQGPNSNGPHSSSKMSLEKSGNETITLNMSSSPSLSALAGILTEKSRQADRKIRSSMILENSIVEESSDEKSFEGEIIQNSISEQQSLEHIHASPNKLINKNIANLIDSSSPNLIGSPNLIDIHDDDRRSKFPGGANKNINKLIYEQPDFLSSPNPNGKNVLPLINKPSARPLISSKQSYSTTVPRVSSITTEQINGLSQPTQSQENDNSPSKSAYSQDTLIHSQGDSSTGRVIEQVPVIRNESTEESPVASNKIVGPSETKSTSSHHSTSKIPSRDSDKKKSIPTKSESKVTPIKRQEPITTPNKKKSIFSFLKKKSPKEKNSLSNGIPQSTTFSARSELNDTTPVKLTKKSHSSGSIFNNFKKNKEDKTSNTLDIKKTRSRTKSKSSNNAKILQRKSTPLDFEKELMHQNKEKITSDEETKSISRKASRNIDYLSTDKSLNNSIDTGLSLFPKSLDSHEVESIISLERSRSLKSKRNSSASQRKSLTESLSINAKNEGMFISEPTSVVLSTPDLTKSPASSILRSGRFPSGDNQSNILYFEDDDVDYTEYKQSKLIDSHANDFSFGSLEEQLNSLVIDSDPEMEGNTKINNSSTLLTETTPDDELMTDIMEFANIINFGDGLDFNFDISSKNEPQSIKHQNNTINLEDNSQSSIPVISIEDGCTNLEPTSYNYIQNIHETIEQEDAQFKHNFTGENEYQQSENDNFNEEKIEFDDEVFRSDFDNEDFNDLEELTEPSQNKHNAFLPESDNDCSRPISMSFKGLSNFQSDREDEISKSENTIFSDLATTNMSYVRPNSRLKFSNQIILYETYGEHEYDRTPDISACNQLTPQLAQMIKIELNELKSEMEIHEDSKCYTHFY; encoded by the coding sequence ATGAATACTATGAGTGATACACAACAGGACAGTTCTGATATCTGGAATTCTTCTTTCTATTCCTCCTCATCGATCAATTCGGCAGATCATGtcaaaaattttagaaattCATTGATCTTGAATGAAATTTCACAAGACACAGAACCAGCTGGTGAGTTGCCCGATGGTTGTGATTCTTCTATTTTTCACGAGAATGCGATGCCACAGAATACACAAGTTATTGCCCAAGGTCCCAACTCAAATGGACCACATTCATCATCAAAAATGTCTTTAGAGAAATCGGGTAATGAAACTATCACTCTAAATATGAGTTCATCCCCATCGTTAAGTGCGTTAGCTGGGATCTTGACTGAAAAATCCAGACAGGCGGATCGTAAAATAAGATCGAGCATGATCTTGGAGAACTCTATTGTAGAAGAATCAAGTGATGAAAAATCCTTTGAGGGagaaattattcaaaacaGTATTTCCGAACAGCAATCGCTAGAACATATACATGCTTCTCCCAACAAacttattaataaaaatatagcAAACCTCATAGATTCATCTTCACCAAATTTAATCGGGTCTCCAAACCTAATAGATATCCATGATGATGACAGGAGGTCTAAATTTCCTGGAGGAGCTAACAAAAACATAAACAAGTTGATCTACGAACAACCTGATTTCTTGAGTTCCCCAAATCCCAATGGCAAGAATGTTTTGCCTCTGATTAACAAACCTTCGGCAAGACCTCTGATATCAAGCAAACAAAGTTATTCCACAACCGTACCAAGGGTCTCTTCAATTACAACTGAGCAGATCAACGGATTATCTCAACCGACACAATCtcaagaaaatgataacTCACCTTCCAAATCAGCTTATTCACAAGATACGTTAATACATAGCCAAGGGGACTCTTCCACGGGAAGGGTCATAGAGCAGGTTCCTGTAATTAGAAATGAATCTACCGAGGAAAGTCCTGTTgcatctaataaaatagtGGGGCCTTCAGAAACGAAATCTACAAGCAGCCATCATTCAACATCTAAGATACCTTCTAGAGATTCTGACAAAAAAAAGTCAATCCCAACAAAATCAGAGAGTAAAGTTACTCCAATAAAAAGACAAGAACCAATAACTACACCtaacaagaagaaaagcattttttccttcttgaagaaaaaatctCCGAAGGAAAAGAATTCTCTCAGTAATGGGATTCCACAATCCACTACATTTTCAGCACGTTCAGAACTTAACGATACAACTCCAGTAAAATTAACTAAAAAATCTCATAGTAGTGGTAGCAtcttcaacaattttaaaaagaaCAAAGAAGACAAGACATCTAATACCCTAGACATCAAAAAGACTAGAAGCAgaacaaaatcaaaaagtAGTAACAATGCGAAGATTCTTCAAAGAAAATCCACTCCACTAGATTTTGAGAAAGAATTAATGCatcaaaataaagaaaagataACCTCAGATGAGGAAACAAAGAGCATCAGTAGAAAAGCTTCCagaaatattgattatttatcaaCAGACAAGTCTTTGAATAACTCAATTGACACCGGATTATCGCTATTCCCCAAATCTCTTGATTCACATGAAGTGGAATCTATTATATCATTAGAACGTTCAAGATCCTTAAAATCAAAACGTAATTCTAGTGCTTCACAAAGAAAATCTTTGACAGAATCCCTATCTATAAATGCTAAAAATGAAGGAATGTTTATCAGTGAACCTACATCTGTTGTACTTTCAACACCCGATTTAACCAAATCACCGGCAAGCAGTATATTAAGAAGTGGTAGGTTTCCTTCTGGAGATAATCAatctaatatattatattttgagGATGATGACGTTGATTACACTGAGTATAAacaatcaaaattaatagaTAGCCATGCTAACGACTTTTCTTTTGGATCATTAGaagaacaattaaataGTTTGGTGATAGACTCCGACCCTGAAATGGAGGGcaatacaaaaataaacaacTCAAGCACCCTCTTAACCGAAACTACCCCAGATGATGAACTAATGACAGATATAATGGAATTtgcaaatattattaactttGGAGATGGTCtagattttaatttcgATATTTCTTCTAAGAATGAGCCCCAAAGTATTAAACATCAAAATAACACTATCAACCTCGAAGATAATTCTCAATCTAGCATCCCTGTTATTTCAATTGAGGATGGCTGCACAAATTTGGAACCGACTTCTTATAATTACATACAAAACATTCATGAGACCATAGAACAAGAGGATGCACAGTTTAAACATAACTTTACAGGAGAAAATGAATATCAACAAtcagaaaatgataattttaacgaagaaaaaatagaatTCGATGATGAAGTATTCAGATCTGATTTTGACAATGAAGATTTCAATGATTTGGAAGAATTGACTGAACCTTCACAAAACAAACATAATGCATTTTTACCAGAATCTGACAATGATTGTAGTAGACCTATATCCATGTCATTTAAAGGTTTAAGCAACTTCCAATCTGACAGAGAGGATGAGATATCGAAGAGTGAAAACACAATTTTCTCAGACTTGGCTACTACTAACATGTCATACGTCAGACCAAATTCAAGATTGAAATTTTCTAATCagattattttatatgaAACGTATGGTGAACATGAGTACGACCGAACACCAGATATTTCAGCGTGTAACCAACTTACTCCACAATTGGCACAAATGATAAAGATCGAGTTAAACGAATTAAAAAGTGAAATGGAAATTCACGAGGATTCAAAATGTTATACTCATTTTTACTAG
- the CSL4 gene encoding exosome non-catalytic core subunit CSL4 (similar to Saccharomyces cerevisiae CSL4 (YNL232W); ancestral locus Anc_2.11): MSINFKFPESVIPGQLLCPAFDIKEENDKSIVYEYIAGPGTRLQKHNLNGTVVNIINSTLVGTVKIEEDFKMDSSNLDELNETAEDEKNHSNNGTREIKKIKVSVVHKRNNTSSEVDNELTNNLPKEGDIVLAKVTRITLQNVSLEILAVENSPVPIDSGVGSNGHGVVAAGAGSGSASYSVSQTSSDFGDPFRGTLRSQDVRATERDSVKIIECFKPGDIVRAQILSLGDGVNYYLTTAKDDLGVVFAKSGNGAGNQMYALDWETMVVPSTGATEKRKCAKPF, encoded by the coding sequence ATGAGTATTAACTTCAAATTTCCAGAATCTGTAATTCCAGGCCAATTACTTTGTCCTGCATTTGAcattaaagaagaaaatgataaaagtATAGTTTATGAGTATATAGCAGGTCCAGGTACTCGACTACAGAAACACAATCTTAATGGGACGgttgttaatattatcaattctACTTTGGTCGGTACAGTAAAAATCGAagaagattttaaaatggATTCTTCCAATTTAGATGAGTTGAATGAGACTGCTGAAGATGAAAAGAATCATAGTAATAATGGCACAAGAGagattaaaaaaataaaagtcTCTGTTGTTCATAAAAGAAACAACACATCATCCGAAGTTGACAACgaattaacaaataatttaccAAAGGAAGGAGATATTGTATTGGCAAAGGTCACAAGAATCACTTTGCAAAACGTAAGTCTAGAGATTTTAGCGGTTGAAAATAGCCCAGTTCCAATAGATAGTGGAGTCGGTAGCAATGGCCACGGAGTAGTAGCTGCAGGTGCTGGTTCAGGTTCTGCATCATATTCTGTTTCTCAAACATCCTCCGATTTTGGTGATCCATTTAGAGGTACATTGAGATCGCAAGATGTTAGAGCCACGGAAAGAGATAGTGTTAAAATCATTGAGTGTTTTAAACCTGGAGACATTGTAAGAGCACAGATATTATCATTGGGTGATGGTGTGAATTATTATCTAACAACTGCTAAAGATGATTTGGGTGTTGTTTTCGCTAAAAGTGGTAATGGAGCAGGAAATCAAATGTATGCTTTGGATTGGGAAACTATGGTAGTTCCTTCGACAGGTGCAACGGAAAAACGTAAATGTGCTAAACCGTTTTAG